From a region of the Coffea arabica cultivar ET-39 chromosome 3e, Coffea Arabica ET-39 HiFi, whole genome shotgun sequence genome:
- the LOC140038422 gene encoding uncharacterized protein: protein MAVVGDYLKERHKIDITLKQNLKQAQKRMKRQHSVAIRGNTKLSARYYGPYEVIEKIGEVAYRLKLPTSSKIHPVFHVSLLKKKTGDQITPILQLPEVDGKGHLRVEPVAVLARRIVKKRNATAVQWLIHWWGTDPAEAT from the exons ATGGCTGTAGTTGGGGACTATTTGaaggaaaggcataaaattgACATTACACTGAAGCAGAATTTGAAGCAGGCTCAAAAGAGAATGAAAAG GCAACATTCAGTGGCTATAAGAGGCAACACCAAGCTGTCAGCAAGATACTATGGACCCTATGAAGTGATAGAAAAGATTGGGGAGGTGGCATACAGGTTGAAGTTGCCAACAAGTTCCAAAATACATCCTGTTTTCCATGTCTCTCTACTGAAGAAGAAGACTGGAGATCAGATCACACCTATCCTGCAACTACCAGAGGTTGATGGAAAGGGACACTTAAGGGTCGAGCCAGTTGCAGTATTAGCTAGGAGAATAGTCAAGAAAAGGAATGCTACTGCAGTGCAATGGCTGATTCATTGGTGGGGAACAGATCCAGCAGAGGCAACATAG